Proteins encoded in a region of the Flavobacterium sp. PMTSA4 genome:
- a CDS encoding beta strand repeat-containing protein, translated as MKRLLLSLFIKKNFFLILLFSLFFGLNFVNAQKTASTGNWNTPATWSPSGVPVAGDNIIIPNGITVTLNTSFNSSNLITIVGTGKIKFTRGNTLTIDGTIDFQGTSANQIEWAGNENTGNQSTVNVNGTLKTANSSGITSVANSSIQTNGNNQNINLNTTANYEFNGVSQTMTGLPTSVNNLILSGSGTKTFPSTLTVSNNLSISNGVIANLGTFTHSAGTLTLNGAGTPSGSHGSTSSTATYKNNTFFAATSGLINVTTCSANNIAGAASSTPTLCINTALTPITHTTTWATGIGSALNLPTGVTASWSNNTITISGTPTSSGPFSYSIPLTGGCGSAVNATGSINVTPDNTVGTASSTPTLCINTALTPITRTTTGATGIGTPTGLPSGVTASWASNTITISGTPTASGTFNYSIPLTGGCGNTSATGTIIVTPNNTAGTPSSTPTLCINTALTPITRTTTGATGIGTPTNLPSGVTASWASNTITISGTPTNSGTFNYSIPLTGGCGSVNATGTITVTPNKTVSAPSSTPTLCINTALTAITHTTTGATGYGLPSGLPLGVTVSFASNTLTISGTPTASGTFNYSIPITGGCGSGINATGIITVSPNNTVGAPSSTPTLCINTSLTAITHSTTGATGIGSPTGLPSGVTASWASNTITISGTPTASGTFNYTIPLTGGCGSVNATGTITVSSNNTVSAPSSTPTVTINTALTPITHTTTGATGIGSATGLPSGVTASWASNTITISGTPTASGTFNYNIPLTGGCGSVNATGTITVMASGGSVTWIGAVDTDWLNAANWSGGVPNSASNVIIGTASFYPQISSDVTINTLTIDASSSLLVNSLYNLTVTDAIVNNGTLTIENNANLIQVNNVANTGSGSTVVKRESNPLIRLDYTAWSSPVSGQGLLDFSPLTAISPSVRFYTYNTSTNLYSSISSGAISTEQFSIGKGYLIRVPFNHPTAPAIWNGAFTGNPHNGDYNVAVSDAGTPANPPTFPVDRYGYNLIGNPYPSPISISQFASDNSANIETTFYFWRKTNNASSPSYCTWNSASNTFGDNGELYTETPNNVIQTGQGFIIQAKTGVTSVQFNNGQRVANNANQFFRNSNDSALSTPSTIESNRIWLNLTGDSGTYSQTVVGYFTNATDGVDDFDSKYFNDGPVALTTVINNQDYVIQGRSLPFSVADVVPLKYKVTNSGNYTISIDHVDGMFDNNQIVYLRDNTNNIIHNLSSGNYVFASEAGTFVNRFDLVYQTQLSTDTNTFTENQILILNDNSNLIIQSNGDFINDISVFDLRGRLITSKNRINNSISTIPLNVKNQVVLVKVTSINGVIVNKKVMR; from the coding sequence ATGAAAAGATTACTACTAAGTTTATTTATAAAAAAGAATTTTTTTTTAATATTACTGTTTTCATTATTTTTTGGATTAAATTTTGTTAATGCACAAAAAACAGCTTCTACAGGAAATTGGAATACTCCCGCGACTTGGAGTCCAAGTGGTGTACCAGTTGCTGGTGATAATATTATAATACCAAATGGAATTACAGTTACTCTTAATACAAGTTTTAATTCATCAAATTTAATTACCATAGTAGGTACAGGAAAAATTAAATTTACAAGAGGTAATACTCTAACAATTGATGGAACAATCGATTTTCAAGGAACTTCTGCAAATCAAATTGAATGGGCAGGAAATGAGAATACAGGAAATCAATCGACGGTAAATGTAAATGGAACCTTAAAGACCGCTAATTCAAGTGGTATTACTAGTGTAGCAAATTCCTCAATTCAAACAAATGGTAACAATCAAAATATAAACTTAAACACAACTGCCAATTATGAATTCAATGGTGTAAGCCAAACAATGACAGGATTACCAACATCAGTTAATAATTTAATACTTTCGGGTTCAGGAACAAAAACATTTCCATCAACTTTAACGGTATCTAATAACTTATCAATAAGTAATGGAGTGATTGCTAATCTTGGTACTTTTACACATTCAGCAGGAACTTTAACTTTAAATGGAGCAGGAACACCTTCTGGATCACACGGAAGTACAAGTTCAACGGCTACCTACAAAAACAATACTTTTTTTGCTGCAACATCGGGTTTAATAAATGTTACTACATGTTCTGCCAATAATATAGCTGGTGCTGCGTCATCAACACCAACACTTTGTATTAATACAGCATTAACTCCAATTACACATACAACAACTTGGGCCACAGGTATTGGCAGTGCACTAAATTTACCAACCGGAGTTACTGCTTCATGGTCAAATAATACAATTACAATAAGTGGAACTCCTACTTCTTCAGGACCATTTAGTTACAGCATTCCATTAACGGGTGGTTGTGGGAGTGCTGTTAATGCTACTGGATCAATAAATGTAACTCCAGATAATACAGTAGGTACTGCATCATCAACGCCTACTCTTTGTATAAATACAGCTTTAACTCCAATTACTCGAACTACAACTGGAGCTACAGGAATTGGAACTCCAACTGGTTTGCCTTCAGGAGTTACAGCTTCTTGGGCATCAAATACAATAACAATAAGTGGAACTCCAACAGCATCAGGAACATTTAATTATAGTATTCCATTAACTGGAGGTTGTGGCAACACAAGTGCTACAGGAACAATTATTGTTACACCAAATAATACAGCAGGAACACCATCATCAACACCTACTCTTTGTATCAATACAGCTTTAACTCCAATTACTCGAACTACAACTGGAGCTACAGGAATTGGAACTCCAACTAATTTACCATCAGGAGTTACTGCATCATGGGCATCAAATACAATAACAATAAGTGGAACTCCAACAAATTCGGGCACATTTAATTATTCTATTCCATTAACTGGTGGTTGTGGTAGTGTTAATGCTACAGGAACAATTACCGTTACACCAAACAAAACAGTAAGCGCACCATCATCAACGCCTACTTTATGTATAAATACTGCATTGACAGCTATAACTCATACAACAACTGGCGCAACAGGATATGGGCTTCCATCAGGATTGCCGCTAGGAGTAACTGTCTCTTTTGCATCAAATACATTAACAATAAGCGGAACACCAACAGCTTCAGGAACATTCAATTATAGTATTCCTATAACTGGAGGTTGTGGTAGTGGTATTAATGCTACAGGAATAATAACTGTATCTCCGAATAATACAGTTGGTGCACCATCATCAACACCTACTTTATGTATAAATACTTCTTTGACAGCTATAACTCATTCAACAACTGGCGCAACAGGAATTGGCAGTCCAACAGGGTTGCCATCAGGAGTAACTGCTTCATGGGCATCAAATACAATTACAATAAGCGGAACACCTACGGCATCAGGAACATTTAATTATACTATTCCATTAACGGGTGGTTGTGGTAGTGTTAATGCAACTGGAACTATAACTGTATCTTCGAATAATACTGTTAGCGCACCATCATCAACACCAACTGTAACTATAAATACAGCTTTAACTCCAATTACGCATACTACTACAGGTGCAACAGGAATTGGAAGTGCAACAGGGTTGCCATCAGGAGTAACTGCTTCATGGGCATCAAATACAATTACAATAAGTGGAACACCAACTGCTTCAGGAACATTTAACTATAATATTCCTTTAACTGGAGGTTGTGGTAGTGTAAATGCAACAGGAACAATTACTGTAATGGCATCAGGAGGTTCAGTTACATGGATTGGAGCTGTTGATACAGATTGGTTGAATGCTGCTAACTGGTCAGGCGGAGTTCCTAATTCTGCTTCCAATGTTATTATTGGAACAGCTAGTTTTTATCCTCAGATTTCTTCGGATGTTACAATTAATACATTAACAATTGATGCTAGTTCATCTTTATTAGTTAATTCACTTTATAATTTAACGGTAACAGATGCTATTGTTAATAATGGAACTTTAACTATTGAAAATAATGCTAACTTAATTCAAGTGAATAATGTTGCTAATACAGGTTCTGGTTCTACAGTTGTAAAAAGAGAGTCTAACCCACTTATACGTTTAGATTATACAGCTTGGTCATCACCGGTTAGTGGACAAGGATTATTAGATTTTTCTCCTTTGACTGCGATTAGTCCTAGCGTACGTTTTTATACATACAATACTTCAACTAATTTATATTCTTCAATTTCGTCTGGAGCAATTTCAACTGAGCAGTTTTCAATTGGAAAAGGATATTTGATTAGAGTACCGTTTAATCATCCAACTGCACCAGCTATTTGGAATGGTGCTTTCACAGGAAACCCACATAATGGAGATTATAATGTTGCTGTTTCAGATGCTGGTACTCCTGCAAATCCTCCAACTTTCCCAGTTGATAGATATGGTTACAACTTAATAGGGAATCCATATCCTTCACCAATAAGTATTTCTCAATTTGCATCTGATAATAGTGCAAATATTGAAACTACATTTTATTTCTGGAGAAAAACAAACAATGCTTCAAGTCCTTCCTATTGTACCTGGAATTCAGCTTCGAATACTTTTGGTGATAATGGTGAATTGTATACTGAAACACCTAACAATGTAATTCAAACAGGACAAGGATTTATTATCCAAGCAAAAACAGGTGTAACTTCTGTTCAATTTAATAATGGCCAAAGAGTAGCCAATAATGCTAACCAATTTTTCAGGAATTCTAATGATTCAGCTTTATCAACACCATCGACAATTGAATCTAATAGAATTTGGTTGAATTTAACTGGTGATTCAGGAACATACTCTCAAACTGTAGTTGGTTATTTTACAAATGCAACCGATGGGGTAGATGATTTTGATAGTAAGTATTTTAATGATGGACCAGTTGCTTTGACTACAGTAATTAATAATCAGGATTATGTAATTCAAGGAAGATCTTTGCCATTTTCAGTTGCAGATGTTGTTCCTCTAAAATATAAAGTGACAAATTCAGGGAATTATACTATTTCAATTGATCATGTTGATGGAATGTTTGATAACAATCAAATAGTATATTTAAGAGATAATACCAACAATATTATTCACAATTTGAGTTCAGGGAATTATGTTTTTGCATCTGAGGCAGGAACTTTTGTTAACCGTTTTGATTTGGTTTACCAAACACAGCTTTCAACAGATACGAATACTTTCACCGAAAATCAGATTTTGATTCTTAATGATAATTCTAATTTAATTATTCAGTCAAATGGTGATTTTATTAATGATATTTCAGTGTTTGATTTAAGAGGAAGACTAATTACTTCAAAAAATAGAATTAATAATTCTATCAGTACAATTCCTTTAAATGTCAAAAACCAAGTAGTTTTGGTTAAAGTTACATCTATAAACGGAGTTATTGTTAATAAAAAAGTTATGAGATAA
- a CDS encoding DUF3467 domain-containing protein has translation MAEENQQQGQINIELDEATADGIYSNLAIINHSPSEFVMDFVKVMPGMPKAKVKSRIILTPQHAKRLLKALGENIHRFEMANGEIKDSEQPNIPLNFGPAGQA, from the coding sequence ATGGCAGAAGAAAATCAACAACAAGGACAAATTAATATTGAGCTTGATGAAGCTACAGCAGATGGAATTTATTCTAATCTTGCAATAATCAATCATTCTCCATCTGAATTTGTTATGGATTTTGTAAAAGTCATGCCAGGTATGCCAAAAGCAAAAGTAAAATCAAGAATAATTTTAACTCCACAACATGCTAAAAGGTTATTGAAAGCATTAGGAGAAAATATTCATAGGTTTGAAATGGCTAATGGAGAAATTAAAGATTCTGAGCAACCAAACATTCCTCTGAATTTTGGTCCTGCAGGACAAGCTTAA
- the rpoC gene encoding DNA-directed RNA polymerase subunit beta' yields MMNRNKDKNTIKRFDRISIGLASPESILAESRGEVLKPETINYRTHKPERDGLFCERIFGPVKDFECACGKYKRIRYKGIVCDRCGVEVTEKKVRRDRVGHINLVVPIAHIWYFRSLPNKIGYILGLPSKKLDMIIYYERYVVIQAGIAKTPEGESLERLDFLTEEEYLNILDTLPMENQYLDDNDPNKFIAKMGAECIMDLLARTDLDALSYELRHSANNETSKQRKTEALKRLQVVESFREANLNRENRPEWMILKVIPVIPPELRPLVPLDGGRFATSDLNDLYRRVIIRNNRLKRLMEIKAPEVILRNEKRMLQESVDSLFDNTRKASAVKTESNRPLKSLSDSLKGKQGRFRQNLLGKRVDYSARSVIVVGPEMKLFECGLPKDMAAELYKPFVIRKLIERGIVKTVKSAKKIIDKKEPVVWDILENVIKGHPVLLNRAPTLHRLGIQAFQPKLIEGKAIQLHPLVCTAFNADFDGDQMAVHLPLGPEAILEAQLLMLASHNILNPANGAPITVPSQDMVLGLYYMTKERLSTPEHKILGEGLTFYSAEEVNIALNEGKLELNARVKIRAKDFNENGELVYKLIQTTAGRVLFNEVVPEAAGYINEVLTKKSLRDIIGKILSVTDVPTTAAFLDNMKDMGYKFAFKGGLSFSLGDIIIPQRKDELIADAREQVDGITMNYNMGLITNNERYNQVIDVWTSTNAMLTELAMKNIREDQQGFNSVYMMLDSGARGSKEQIRQLTGMRGLMAKPKKSTAGGGEIIENPILSNFKEGLSILEYFISTHGARKGLADTALKTADAGYLTRRLHDVSQDVIVNSVDCGTLRGIEVSALKKNEEIVETLGERILGRVALQDVINPLNNEVLVHAGVQITEAIVKAIEESPLEKVDVRSPLTCEAKKGICAKCYGRNLATGKMTQKGEAVGVIAAQSIGEPGTQLTLRTFHVGGTAGNISEESSIVTRFAGRLEIEDLKTVKGEDSEGNSVDIVISRSTELKLVDTKTGIVLNTHNIPYGSSIFVKDGDIVEKGTTICKWDPYNGVIISEFTGKIGYEDLEQGQSYIVEIDEQTGFQEKVISEGRNKKLIPTLHIYGKDGELMRTYNLPVGAHLMVEDGEKIKAGKILVKIPRRSSKAGDITGGLPRITELLEARNPSNPAVVTEIDGVVSFGKIKRGNREIIIESKFGEVKKYLVKLSNQILVQENDFIKAGMPLSDGAITPEDILRIQGPSAVQQYLVNEIQEVYRLQGVKINDKHFEVVIRQMMRKVRVEDPGDTLFLEEQLIHTSDFILENDKLYGMKVVEDAGDSEVLKAGQIVSPRELRDENSLLKRNDKNLVVARDVITATATPVLQGITRASLQTKSFISAASFQETTKVLNEAAVAGKVDTLEGLKENVIVGHRIPAGTGMREYDHTIVGSKEDFNEIMSRKEEYIY; encoded by the coding sequence ATGATGAATAGAAATAAAGATAAGAATACTATCAAAAGATTTGACAGAATTTCGATAGGTTTAGCTTCTCCAGAATCAATCTTGGCTGAATCAAGAGGTGAAGTTTTAAAGCCAGAAACAATCAATTATAGAACTCATAAGCCAGAACGTGATGGTCTTTTCTGCGAAAGAATATTTGGTCCAGTTAAAGATTTTGAATGTGCTTGTGGAAAATACAAAAGAATTCGCTACAAAGGTATCGTTTGTGACCGTTGTGGTGTTGAAGTAACCGAAAAGAAAGTGCGTAGAGATAGAGTTGGACACATCAATCTTGTTGTTCCAATTGCTCACATTTGGTACTTCCGTTCGTTACCTAACAAAATTGGTTATATCTTAGGATTACCTTCTAAGAAATTAGATATGATTATTTACTACGAAAGATATGTAGTAATTCAAGCAGGTATTGCAAAAACACCTGAAGGTGAATCATTAGAAAGATTAGACTTTTTGACTGAAGAAGAATATCTAAATATTTTAGATACACTTCCAATGGAAAATCAATATTTAGATGATAATGATCCAAATAAATTCATTGCCAAAATGGGTGCCGAATGTATTATGGATTTATTAGCACGTACAGATTTAGATGCATTGTCATATGAATTACGTCACAGTGCTAACAACGAAACATCTAAACAAAGAAAAACAGAAGCATTAAAAAGATTACAAGTTGTTGAATCTTTCCGTGAAGCAAACTTAAACAGAGAAAACCGTCCAGAATGGATGATTTTAAAAGTAATTCCAGTTATCCCACCAGAATTACGTCCGTTAGTTCCACTAGATGGAGGTCGTTTTGCTACGTCTGACTTAAATGATTTATACCGTCGTGTAATCATCCGTAACAACCGTTTGAAAAGATTGATGGAAATCAAAGCTCCGGAAGTAATCTTGAGAAACGAAAAACGTATGTTACAGGAATCAGTAGATTCATTGTTCGATAACACGCGTAAAGCTTCTGCGGTTAAAACAGAATCAAACAGACCATTGAAATCACTTTCTGATTCCTTAAAAGGTAAACAAGGTCGTTTCCGTCAAAACTTATTAGGAAAACGCGTGGATTATTCTGCTCGTTCAGTAATTGTTGTTGGACCAGAAATGAAATTGTTTGAATGTGGTTTGCCAAAGGATATGGCTGCTGAATTGTACAAACCATTTGTTATTCGTAAGTTAATCGAAAGAGGAATAGTTAAAACAGTTAAGTCGGCTAAGAAAATAATTGATAAAAAAGAGCCAGTAGTTTGGGATATTCTTGAAAATGTAATCAAAGGACATCCAGTATTACTGAACCGTGCTCCTACTTTACACAGACTTGGAATTCAAGCATTCCAGCCTAAGTTGATTGAAGGAAAAGCAATTCAATTGCACCCATTAGTATGTACTGCATTCAACGCGGATTTTGATGGTGACCAGATGGCAGTTCACTTACCACTTGGACCAGAAGCTATTCTTGAAGCTCAATTGTTAATGTTGGCTTCTCATAATATCTTGAATCCAGCAAATGGTGCGCCAATTACAGTTCCTTCTCAGGACATGGTTCTTGGTTTATATTATATGACAAAAGAGAGATTGTCAACTCCTGAGCATAAAATTTTAGGTGAAGGATTAACTTTCTATTCTGCTGAAGAAGTAAATATTGCTTTAAATGAAGGTAAATTAGAATTGAATGCTCGTGTTAAAATTAGAGCAAAAGATTTTAATGAAAATGGTGAACTAGTTTATAAATTAATCCAAACAACTGCAGGTAGAGTATTGTTTAATGAAGTTGTACCTGAAGCTGCTGGATATATTAATGAGGTTTTAACTAAAAAATCACTTCGTGATATTATTGGAAAAATTTTGTCGGTAACTGATGTGCCCACAACTGCAGCTTTCCTTGATAACATGAAAGATATGGGATATAAATTTGCCTTCAAAGGTGGATTATCATTCTCATTAGGTGATATCATTATTCCTCAAAGAAAAGATGAATTGATTGCTGATGCACGTGAGCAAGTTGATGGAATTACCATGAACTATAACATGGGATTAATTACCAACAATGAGCGTTACAATCAGGTTATTGATGTTTGGACATCTACCAATGCAATGCTGACTGAATTAGCAATGAAAAATATTAGAGAAGATCAACAAGGATTTAACTCTGTATACATGATGCTTGATTCTGGAGCTCGTGGATCAAAAGAGCAAATTCGTCAGTTAACCGGTATGCGTGGTTTGATGGCTAAACCTAAAAAATCAACTGCTGGTGGTGGTGAAATTATTGAAAACCCAATTCTTTCTAACTTTAAAGAAGGTCTTTCGATTTTAGAATACTTTATTTCAACTCACGGTGCACGTAAAGGACTTGCAGATACTGCGTTAAAAACAGCTGATGCTGGATACTTAACAAGAAGATTACATGATGTTTCTCAAGATGTTATTGTAAACTCAGTTGATTGTGGTACATTAAGAGGAATTGAAGTTTCTGCATTAAAGAAAAACGAAGAAATCGTTGAAACTTTAGGAGAAAGAATTCTTGGACGTGTAGCATTACAAGATGTTATTAATCCATTAAATAATGAAGTTTTAGTTCATGCAGGTGTACAAATTACAGAAGCTATTGTTAAGGCTATCGAAGAATCACCACTTGAAAAAGTTGATGTTCGTTCACCTTTAACATGTGAAGCTAAAAAAGGTATTTGTGCTAAATGTTACGGTAGAAACTTAGCAACTGGAAAAATGACACAAAAAGGTGAAGCAGTTGGTGTTATTGCTGCTCAATCTATTGGTGAACCAGGAACACAGTTAACGCTTCGTACATTCCACGTTGGAGGTACAGCAGGTAATATCTCTGAAGAATCAAGTATTGTAACTCGTTTTGCAGGTAGACTTGAAATTGAAGATTTAAAAACTGTAAAAGGTGAAGATAGTGAAGGAAATTCTGTTGATATTGTAATTTCACGTTCAACAGAATTGAAATTAGTTGATACAAAAACTGGAATCGTTCTAAACACTCATAATATTCCTTATGGTTCTAGCATCTTCGTTAAAGATGGTGATATTGTTGAAAAAGGAACAACTATTTGTAAATGGGATCCATATAATGGTGTAATTATTTCTGAATTTACAGGAAAAATTGGTTACGAAGATTTAGAACAAGGTCAATCTTATATTGTTGAAATTGATGAGCAAACTGGTTTCCAAGAAAAAGTAATTTCTGAAGGTAGAAATAAAAAATTAATACCAACTTTACATATTTATGGTAAAGATGGAGAATTAATGAGAACTTACAATTTACCAGTTGGAGCACACTTAATGGTTGAAGATGGAGAGAAAATTAAAGCAGGAAAAATTCTTGTGAAAATTCCTCGTCGTTCTTCAAAAGCAGGTGATATTACTGGAGGTTTACCAAGAATTACAGAGTTGTTAGAAGCTCGTAATCCTTCAAATCCAGCTGTTGTTACTGAAATTGATGGTGTTGTTTCTTTTGGAAAAATTAAGAGAGGAAATCGTGAGATTATAATTGAATCTAAATTTGGAGAAGTTAAGAAATACTTAGTAAAATTATCTAACCAAATTTTAGTTCAGGAAAACGACTTTATAAAAGCTGGTATGCCATTGTCTGATGGTGCGATAACTCCAGAAGATATTTTAAGAATTCAAGGACCAAGTGCTGTTCAACAATACTTAGTAAATGAAATTCAAGAAGTATATCGTTTACAAGGTGTAAAAATCAACGATAAACACTTTGAAGTCGTTATTCGTCAGATGATGCGTAAAGTAAGAGTTGAAGATCCAGGAGATACTTTATTCTTAGAAGAGCAACTAATCCACACAAGTGATTTCATTTTAGAAAATGATAAACTTTACGGAATGAAAGTTGTTGAAGATGCTGGTGATTCTGAAGTCTTAAAAGCAGGACAAATTGTTTCTCCACGTGAGTTGAGAGATGAAAATTCACTTTTAAAACGTAACGATAAAAACTTGGTTGTTGCACGTGATGTTATTACAGCTACAGCAACTCCAGTTCTTCAAGGTATTACAAGAGCTTCTCTTCAAACTAAGTCATTTATTTCTGCGGCATCGTTCCAGGAAACTACTAAAGTATTGAATGAAGCTGCGGTTGCTGGAAAAGTAGATACGTTAGAAGGATTGAAAGAAAATGTAATTGTAGGTCATAGAATTCCTGCTGGAACAGGTATGAGAGAATACGACCATACAATTGTAGGTTCTAAAGAAGACTTTAACGAAATTATGTCTAGAAAAGAAGAATATATATACTAA